A DNA window from Fibrobacter sp. UWB4 contains the following coding sequences:
- a CDS encoding MotA/TolQ/ExbB proton channel family protein, translating to MILDERTGMALQTRDESGSTNSPTECHSERNEVKSNNPVKFLAVILLLASSAFAWPWSNDKKSAEDEARIKDSLLQVEVRNLQREVETLTRIRMQKADSLEKLDAKHWSNRYAESQLTEEHQNKTRELDGRYSKLSTDLGRVTEEVMANKNVTEEAEEKSKSEEIAFDALNTQVKLSIEKTLGDVAGDYPVGMNKRLLNLKRASAEAEKKVPNTIAAVQGYMADLLARHEVTYTQSYGAELSQVGTRPDVNVNRLRLGTVFLGEVANDNGDVQALLRSGALQGKVFEWNANLPTEMAANIKAAVNQAGSVTGATTDALSATIAIPLDVLQNKAIKNSITDAKELTWTEEFKAFFKKGGIVMYPLSLVAIIAFLLFLERFIMLSYRGHLGRRFTKKMDALVAEKKYEDAANLCLKKETSLAMVLFAVLNKVNDTRENAERSLQEALLREQPKLERRMGLLAAMGTIAPLLGLLGTVTGIITLFTVITEVGTNDARVLAGGISEALVTTEMGLVIAIPVMILHGLLSEKIEKITSELYVQSTSLMNKVFGKESK from the coding sequence ATGATTTTAGACGAAAGAACGGGCATGGCCCTACAGACGAGAGACGAAAGCGGTTCGACGAACTCACCGACCGAGTGTCATTCTGAGCGAAACGAAGTGAAGTCGAATAATCCTGTGAAATTCCTTGCCGTCATCCTGTTGCTCGCCTCTTCTGCTTTTGCATGGCCGTGGTCGAACGATAAGAAAAGTGCCGAAGACGAAGCCCGCATTAAGGATTCCTTGTTGCAAGTCGAAGTGCGCAATTTGCAGCGCGAAGTCGAAACGCTTACCCGCATCCGCATGCAAAAGGCCGATTCCCTTGAAAAGCTTGATGCCAAGCATTGGAGCAACCGCTATGCCGAATCGCAGTTGACCGAAGAACACCAGAATAAAACGCGTGAACTGGACGGTCGCTATTCCAAGCTTTCGACAGATCTTGGCCGCGTCACCGAAGAAGTGATGGCGAACAAGAACGTCACCGAAGAAGCCGAAGAAAAATCAAAGAGCGAAGAAATTGCATTCGATGCGCTCAATACGCAAGTGAAACTCTCGATTGAAAAGACGCTTGGCGATGTCGCTGGCGATTATCCGGTCGGGATGAACAAGCGCCTTTTGAACTTGAAACGCGCTAGCGCCGAAGCTGAAAAGAAGGTGCCGAATACGATTGCGGCGGTGCAGGGCTACATGGCTGATTTGCTTGCCCGTCACGAAGTCACTTACACGCAGTCTTACGGTGCTGAACTTTCGCAGGTCGGTACGCGCCCGGACGTGAACGTGAATCGTTTGCGCTTGGGAACGGTGTTTCTCGGCGAAGTGGCAAACGACAATGGCGATGTGCAGGCGTTGTTGCGCTCTGGTGCTTTGCAAGGCAAGGTCTTTGAATGGAATGCGAATCTGCCCACGGAAATGGCCGCAAATATCAAGGCTGCCGTGAACCAGGCGGGATCGGTGACGGGTGCCACAACGGACGCGCTGTCTGCAACTATCGCGATTCCACTGGATGTGCTACAGAACAAGGCTATCAAAAATTCCATCACCGATGCAAAGGAACTCACCTGGACCGAAGAATTCAAGGCGTTCTTCAAGAAGGGCGGTATCGTGATGTATCCGCTTTCGCTTGTGGCGATCATTGCGTTCCTTCTGTTCCTTGAACGGTTCATCATGCTTTCTTACCGTGGTCATCTCGGTCGCCGCTTTACCAAGAAAATGGATGCGCTTGTTGCCGAGAAAAAGTACGAAGATGCTGCCAATCTTTGCCTCAAGAAAGAGACGAGCCTTGCGATGGTGCTGTTTGCCGTGCTCAACAAGGTGAACGACACGCGTGAAAATGCGGAACGCTCACTGCAAGAAGCATTGCTCCGTGAACAGCCGAAACTTGAACGCCGCATGGGCCTTTTGGCTGCGATGGGTACGATTGCTCCGCTCTTGGGCTTGCTTGGAACGGTGACGGGTATCATCACGCTCTTTACCGTGATTACCGAAGTTGGAACGAATGACGCTCGCGTGCTTGCAGGTGGTATTTCTGAAGCGCTAGTCACGACTGAAATGGGCCTTGTCATTGCAATTCCGGTGATGATTTTGCATGGCCTTTTGAGCGAAAAGATTGAAAAAATCACCAGCGAACTCTACGTGCAAAGCACCTCGCTTATGAATAAAGTCTTTGGAAAGGAAAGTAAGTAA
- a CDS encoding MotA/TolQ/ExbB proton channel family protein, whose translation MTDFHYIFIESLRNTYEAGGVVMLPILLSGVVGFYFLFSSWFRIGSDFFRKDITKVVRRMQRGLTGERAIAGAESFTDEQRVQTTLTDLRKRGGFLSRELSYAIEIAQKNYDEFRDYMQVRMMKSVRYMEQGNHIVMVMAAAAPLLGLLGTVTGMVSTFEVITLYGNQNPVLMADGISEALISTQSGLLIAFPLTLLKQRLDERIEILKQEMELGATVIDNYFATRAGQRHCEP comes from the coding sequence ATGACTGATTTTCATTACATATTCATAGAATCCCTGCGGAATACGTACGAGGCGGGTGGCGTGGTAATGCTACCCATCCTATTGTCGGGCGTTGTCGGATTCTATTTCCTTTTCTCGAGCTGGTTTCGCATAGGTAGCGATTTTTTCAGGAAGGATATCACCAAAGTTGTGAGGCGTATGCAGCGCGGTTTGACTGGCGAAAGAGCTATTGCTGGGGCCGAGTCTTTTACTGATGAACAGCGTGTGCAAACGACTTTGACAGACCTTCGCAAACGCGGTGGATTTCTTTCGAGAGAACTTTCTTACGCGATTGAAATTGCGCAAAAGAATTATGACGAATTTCGCGACTACATGCAAGTGCGCATGATGAAAAGTGTGCGTTACATGGAACAAGGGAACCACATCGTTATGGTGATGGCCGCTGCCGCTCCGCTCCTGGGCTTGCTCGGAACGGTCACGGGCATGGTCTCTACTTTCGAAGTGATCACGTTGTATGGAAATCAGAACCCGGTGCTGATGGCGGATGGAATTTCTGAAGCATTGATTTCAACGCAAAGCGGACTCTTGATAGCGTTCCCGCTGACGCTTTTAAAGCAACGTTTGGACGAACGCATTGAAATCTTAAAGCAAGAAATGGAACTTGGCGCAACGGTAATCGACAATTATTTTGCAACTCGCGCTGGACAACGTCATTGCGAGCCGTAG
- a CDS encoding biopolymer transporter ExbD, which yields MEFNLPRRKQKDVGIEMGPLMDIVFILLIFFVVTSSFTRETGVDVTKPQAQSASQLEKENLLIAITREGTIHMNERQVDLASLQDILKQSLAKAPDREAVVIADKESETGVLVQVIDMCNLAGVKKVSIAAQAE from the coding sequence ATGGAATTTAACTTACCGAGAAGAAAACAGAAAGACGTGGGTATTGAAATGGGCCCGCTGATGGATATCGTGTTCATCTTGCTCATCTTTTTTGTGGTGACGTCGTCATTCACTCGCGAAACGGGTGTGGATGTGACTAAGCCGCAGGCGCAATCGGCTAGCCAACTTGAAAAAGAAAACTTGCTCATTGCTATCACGCGTGAAGGAACGATTCACATGAACGAACGCCAAGTGGATTTGGCGAGCCTGCAGGACATCCTGAAACAGTCTCTCGCCAAAGCGCCCGACCGCGAAGCCGTCGTGATTGCCGACAAGGAATCCGAAACCGGCGTTCTCGTCCAGGTCATCGATATGTGCAATTTGGCTGGTGTCAAAAAAGTCTCCATCGCCGCCCAAGCAGAGTAA
- a CDS encoding energy transducer TonB produces the protein MQKFIKKFLKRFSILLAAILASMLLVFSVTMANLFLTGKIFHEKKFVKTEVSVKKVEEVEKKIEKKRTARKPNRQKSNSRSPKAGPRFAMALGAVSGTAGAAINSELVADFRGGALSTEKGDVDKKPESRSMPNFQVPPQIRDREIDAMLRLSFCVDVGGRAYDIKVIEESPAGSGLAQAGKDAIARMTFAPAEKDGKAVAFCGMEQPFEVKFRD, from the coding sequence ATGCAAAAGTTTATAAAAAAGTTTTTAAAGCGTTTTTCAATCCTTCTCGCGGCGATTCTTGCGAGCATGCTTCTCGTATTCTCCGTGACGATGGCGAATTTGTTCTTGACGGGTAAGATTTTCCACGAAAAGAAATTCGTCAAGACCGAAGTCTCCGTGAAAAAAGTTGAAGAAGTCGAAAAGAAGATTGAGAAAAAACGCACGGCACGCAAGCCGAACCGCCAAAAGTCCAATTCGCGCTCGCCCAAAGCGGGACCGCGTTTTGCCATGGCTCTTGGCGCTGTTTCAGGAACTGCGGGTGCAGCCATCAACAGCGAACTCGTTGCCGATTTTCGAGGTGGTGCTCTGTCCACTGAAAAAGGCGATGTCGATAAAAAGCCGGAAAGCCGCTCCATGCCGAATTTCCAGGTGCCGCCGCAAATCCGTGACCGCGAAATAGATGCCATGCTCCGCCTCAGTTTCTGTGTGGATGTTGGCGGTCGTGCGTACGACATCAAAGTCATCGAAGAATCTCCTGCAGGCTCTGGACTTGCGCAAGCGGGGAAGGATGCTATCGCCCGTATGACTTTTGCTCCCGCCGAAAAAGATGGCAAAGCTGTCGCTTTCTGCGGAATGGAACAACCCTTCGAAGTGAAATTTAGGGATTAG
- a CDS encoding tetratricopeptide repeat protein yields MDRANALYRSGKFKQAILLYRKAEDRGADPVAVSFNIANSYYQMDKYPEAAAAYRKAVDYSEGNFAPALFNMASVYFRLKQFPECIAVYHRALKLDPDNISGWLYLGEAYSKTGDKVGALRAIENAYRLDKNDISIVYQLSEANIALNDFDRAVAVIREGYTLHPEESDFLVYLGDVYRLNKNFEESANAYREALSVKIDDTQIMYKLADVLAEDKKPYIAMEILNNILQIKPVFSDAAIFMGNLAYDAKFYDRAEYAYELAAKNGNAEAVFGFKNMAYDVHAQKRTEESVRLLNVALKYFPDDATLTADLLEIQSGK; encoded by the coding sequence ATGGATCGCGCAAACGCCCTTTATCGCAGTGGAAAATTCAAGCAAGCTATCCTCTTGTACCGCAAGGCCGAAGACCGCGGCGCCGATCCCGTTGCCGTGAGTTTCAACATCGCCAATAGCTATTACCAGATGGACAAATATCCCGAGGCGGCCGCCGCCTACCGCAAGGCTGTGGACTATTCCGAAGGCAATTTTGCACCCGCACTTTTCAATATGGCTAGCGTCTACTTCCGCTTAAAACAATTCCCGGAATGCATTGCCGTTTACCACCGTGCGCTCAAACTCGACCCCGATAACATTTCCGGCTGGCTTTACCTCGGTGAGGCTTACTCCAAAACCGGCGACAAAGTCGGAGCCCTCCGCGCCATCGAAAATGCTTACCGCCTCGACAAAAATGACATCAGCATCGTTTACCAGCTCTCCGAAGCGAACATTGCTCTGAATGACTTTGACCGAGCCGTTGCCGTAATTCGCGAAGGCTACACGCTCCATCCCGAAGAATCCGATTTCTTAGTTTATCTTGGTGATGTTTACCGCCTGAACAAGAATTTTGAAGAAAGCGCCAACGCCTACCGCGAAGCCCTCAGCGTGAAAATTGACGACACGCAAATTATGTACAAGCTTGCCGATGTCCTTGCCGAAGACAAAAAGCCCTACATCGCCATGGAAATCTTAAATAACATTTTGCAAATCAAGCCCGTTTTTTCCGATGCCGCCATCTTCATGGGAAACCTCGCATACGATGCCAAGTTCTATGATCGCGCCGAATATGCCTACGAGCTTGCTGCTAAAAACGGGAATGCCGAAGCCGTCTTTGGTTTCAAGAATATGGCCTACGATGTCCACGCGCAAAAACGCACAGAAGAATCCGTGCGCCTCTTGAATGTCGCTTTAAAATATTTCCCTGACGACGCCACTCTCACGGCGGACTTGCTCGAAATTCAGTCCGGAAAGTGA
- a CDS encoding KilA-N domain-containing protein — MKIKVMDAEISVQRIGNDDYISLTDMAHSQMQEHIIFKWLSNKNTIEYLGEWESLYNPNFNYTEFGTIKNAAGSNNFVLSAKQWILSTNAQGIVAKTGRYGGTFAHRDIAYHFGMWISPRFQLLLVREYQRLKEAEQAKFGWSVRRELSKINYHIHTDTIKQNLIPATLTKQQVNMVYANEADVLNVALFGFTAKEWRNAHDDLQGNVRDYATVNQLICLSNMESLNSVLIKEGLPQPERLQKLNQIAISQMTVLESIGENKLLK, encoded by the coding sequence ATGAAAATAAAGGTTATGGATGCAGAAATTTCCGTACAGAGAATCGGCAATGACGACTACATTTCGTTGACCGACATGGCCCATAGTCAAATGCAAGAACACATCATATTCAAATGGCTGAGCAATAAAAACACCATTGAATATCTAGGAGAATGGGAGTCTTTGTACAACCCGAATTTTAATTATACCGAATTCGGTACAATTAAAAATGCTGCAGGAAGCAACAATTTTGTTCTTTCGGCTAAGCAATGGATACTCTCAACAAATGCTCAAGGAATTGTAGCCAAAACAGGACGATATGGCGGAACTTTTGCACATAGAGATATAGCGTATCATTTCGGAATGTGGATTAGCCCCAGATTTCAACTATTATTGGTTCGCGAATACCAACGCCTCAAAGAAGCTGAACAAGCCAAGTTCGGCTGGTCTGTACGCCGTGAGCTCTCTAAAATCAACTACCACATTCATACGGACACCATCAAACAGAATTTGATCCCGGCAACACTCACAAAACAGCAAGTGAATATGGTTTACGCTAATGAAGCAGATGTTTTAAATGTTGCTTTATTTGGATTTACTGCTAAAGAATGGCGCAATGCGCATGACGATTTGCAAGGCAACGTCCGCGATTATGCAACAGTAAACCAGCTAATTTGCCTTTCGAACATGGAGTCGTTAAATTCAGTTCTGATCAAGGAAGGCTTGCCACAACCAGAGCGGTTGCAAAAACTGAATCAGATTGCGATTTCGCAGATGACCGTGCTAGAATCTATCGGAGAAAATAAACTGCTAAAATAA
- a CDS encoding nuclear transport factor 2 family protein, protein MLRPKEIVCKWVDAFNNHDVEAIMSLYHDNATNHQVTNDPVIGIDAIREMFTAEFATADMTAIVENIFEDGQWAILEWKDPLGLRGCGFFHVVNGKILFQRGYWDKLSFLKQHNLPIESL, encoded by the coding sequence ATGTTACGGCCAAAAGAAATAGTATGTAAATGGGTAGATGCCTTTAACAACCATGATGTAGAGGCAATTATGAGCTTGTACCATGATAACGCAACCAATCATCAGGTGACCAATGATCCCGTGATTGGGATAGATGCAATCCGTGAAATGTTTACAGCAGAATTTGCCACTGCCGATATGACTGCCATTGTAGAGAATATCTTTGAAGATGGACAGTGGGCGATTTTAGAATGGAAGGACCCTCTGGGACTGCGGGGATGCGGCTTCTTCCATGTTGTGAATGGTAAAATTCTGTTTCAGAGAGGATATTGGGATAAGCTGTCTTTTCTGAAGCAGCATAATTTGCCTATTGAATCGTTGTGA
- a CDS encoding ABC transporter permease subunit, with amino-acid sequence MKTLIKNEFRQTRRLLLIWLGIMLLLCGFCYFELLSLRDSLDEMAAMVSQFPRLIMIMFGVKGDLTTSTGWYVCIYFWEGLLAFPYAMSLGLSCVAREKKFGTSEYLFTKPVKRKTIVLAKVIVSAVNLLVFALFSGVCNYFTIVLPLGGLDQPGAVLSTTMGMFFTQTLFFALGLLFSSVLRSYKAAVRTGTISMLAAYGLAFTAEYTGNHFLDYLTPLRYFDVYEVALHGFHLPYLVLTIVVAGICVAAALDQWKRREL; translated from the coding sequence ATGAAAACATTGATTAAAAATGAATTCCGCCAAACCAGAAGACTTTTGCTGATCTGGCTGGGAATCATGCTGCTTCTGTGCGGTTTCTGCTATTTTGAGCTTCTGTCCCTACGGGACAGTCTGGATGAAATGGCAGCGATGGTCAGCCAATTTCCGAGACTGATCATGATCATGTTCGGAGTCAAAGGCGACTTGACGACATCCACCGGCTGGTATGTGTGCATCTATTTCTGGGAGGGACTGCTGGCGTTTCCTTATGCCATGTCTTTGGGACTGTCCTGTGTGGCAAGGGAAAAGAAATTCGGAACATCGGAATACCTGTTCACAAAGCCTGTGAAGCGGAAAACCATTGTTCTGGCGAAGGTGATCGTTTCGGCAGTGAACCTGCTGGTGTTCGCCCTGTTCAGCGGCGTGTGTAATTATTTCACGATCGTTCTTCCTTTGGGCGGTCTGGATCAGCCGGGAGCGGTGCTTTCCACAACGATGGGAATGTTCTTTACCCAGACTCTCTTTTTTGCCCTGGGTCTGCTGTTTTCCAGTGTGCTTCGATCCTATAAGGCTGCGGTGCGGACAGGAACAATTTCCATGCTGGCTGCCTATGGGTTGGCCTTTACTGCCGAGTACACAGGAAATCATTTCCTGGACTACCTGACCCCATTGCGTTATTTTGATGTGTACGAGGTAGCACTGCACGGTTTCCACCTTCCCTATCTCGTCTTAACGATCGTTGTGGCAGGTATTTGTGTCGCAGCTGCCCTGGATCAGTGGAAACGGCGGGAATTGTGA